A stretch of the Lineus longissimus chromosome 12, tnLinLong1.2, whole genome shotgun sequence genome encodes the following:
- the LOC135497120 gene encoding eukaryotic translation initiation factor 4 gamma 1-like isoform X6 has product MSVQKGTHHSVSPSAPVHPQQQGTRPQQPYYPQGHTPPIQQQYRQEEYQQVRQPNQPYYAQSQKQFPAVPRGGNPHDMSKQPMSTTVPNPGQGPSQQMMYHQPNPRTPPFYPPTRPTQPQGIPQQTQRHVRMSAGQGGQPPTMYPYPQTNLVISQTGGYIGQPQATMMMQGSLPMQASPGQYMGEDMMTMSGGATIIYQTGPRPNMPQQYINTSQPNQLNMQPPVGQTYQTQGPVTYYSPQGQPQYHMGAQPNRPPSASSNYAPPARERKVIRITDPNSGQDVTDDLLGSAKSAKTGTPPLSSGPSSARATPVVAQQAEDEESSELSQAEESAPPQSPSPLAQSNIAAQFASQVAATLNSDTLRPVQPQPTVTKPESEQLGEETPQVETDVNSELDSKSNQEKQDVNSIPEPAPSVVVPAAVETPETVAEEAVKTDTSHSDKDVHVERTPKISEPSEVVSESKIDEKPAAVVEKTPEPVEPVEKVPVVTEEETASAEAKSKSKRHKKDLNEKGKTKEGTDMDLFVEEAATAKPVPVVVPEPTPAPVTEVNNVDQKLKDKPALTVEINVEESNEAKVQEKNEKNDVKSHDVPETNSKIGMPKKDKSTDYDYKEETFSPLSPEAKMHYDRDFLLSLQFTTGSKSKPDGLPKLPDVILDRPRQMGDTGGRSPLIKPGSQPDFTPGFIKSSIPGRMSGGSGGGGSGRDDRGRMGGSGRRGSEQGRKEPKKIILELPLAHQIELHHAENAWKPSTKTADVALTPEEQAEQEVYKAVRAILNKLTPQKFQVLMNQILELQIDTEEKLKGVIDLIFEKAIDEPNFSVPYAHMCKHMMIVKVPAKSPSSGKLGDTVLFRKFLLTRCQKEFEKDKANELDLATRQKAIDEADSEDRKKVLTLELNYEAAKSKRRSLGNIRFIGELFKLKMLTEHIMHDCLVKLLRSNDEDNLECLCRLLTTIGKDIDHDKAKVRQPKPRIDQYFQQMDKIVKQKRTSARVRFMIQDVIELRSSNWVPRRDDNKPKTIDQIHQEVQRERQEEQFLIAQHALNPQPVSAKKRGPPGGGRGQAAPNFGPAQNQSEDGWKTVSAKNTIDPTKMKLSKPSVDENSIQLGPGGRPGFSWGRGSSGGSKMQQNQSSGGDSSEPRPSTPSNRGRGAGRGLGPRPDSRSRQQQGTPGRHDRGKNTRMSQELEREQAIAAVRVMKDGRSLAQSRQGSTGRQGGSREGSRSRENRDDIEPIEGQREPERQKPAVVQLSDENMEKKAKAIIDEYLHLQDIKEAMLCISELEEQKNIHVFVTATINHVLERSEKARQQAGHLLHDVVKGGLITVADYLKGLNEVLEYAEDMEIDIPKIWAYFGELIGPMVHDGSVPMVFLKDACKPLHGRKAGVLVAAILHDASHRLGHIKVGELWRQSKLQWTDFLAPSDDLEKFLQDNKLEFTVASREQHVTRSLSIENIMDQLQELLSKKSADNEEVFDWIEANVGEAKAKEAKFIRALMTEVCASAIEGSGATSKLDDTLLKKRSVVLQKYLDHQADLELQALYALQALVNSLEHPPGLMQMFFDTLYDEDIISEDAFYTWETSTDPAEQEGKGVAKKSVVQFFTWLKEAEETGGDDS; this is encoded by the exons GTACTACCCACAAGGCCATACCCCACCGATACAGCAGCAGTATC GGCAGGAGGAGTACCAACAAGTAAGACAGCCGAATCAGCCTTATTACGCTCAGAGTCAGAAACAG TTCCCAGCTGTGCCGCGCGGTGGCAATCCCCATGACATGAGCAAACAGCCTATGAGTACAACTGTCCCAAATCCGGGGCAGGGTCCGAGTCAACAGATGATGTATCATCAACCTAACCCGAGAACG CCTCCGTTCTACCCACCCACCAGACCAACACAGCCACAGGGTATTCCACAGCAGACGCAGCGCCATGTGCGAATGAGTGCCGGCCAAGGAGGACAGCCGCCGACCATGTACCCGTATCCTCAGACGAATTTGGTTATTTCTCAAACGGGAGGCTATATCGGCCAGCCACAAGCTACAATGATGATGCAGGGCAGTCTACCGATGCAG GCTTCCCCAGGCCAGTACATGGGTGAGGACATGATGACTATGTCTGGGGGGGCAACCATAATC TACCAGACCGGTCCTCGGCCGAACATGCCACAGCAGTATATCAACACATCTCAGCCGAATCAATTAAACATGCAGCCACCGGTTGGGCAAACTTATCAAACACAAGGACCAG TAACATACTACAGCCCTCAAGGTCAACCACAATACCACATGGGTGCCCAGCCAAACCGACCGCCATCTGCATCGAGTAACTACGCTCCTCCGGCGCGGGAGAGAAAAGTGATCAGGATCACAGATCCCAACTCTGGACAAGATGTGACAGATGATTTATTAGGTTCGGCCAAGAGTGCCAAGACGGGCACGCCTCCATTGTCATCAGGCCCGTCGAGTGCCAGAGCCACACCAGTCGTG GCACAACAAGCTGAAGACGAAGAGTCTTCTGAACTG TCTCAGGCTGAAGAATCTGCACCGCCACAATCACCATCGCCACTGGCGCAGAGTAACATCGCGGCACAGTTCGCATCGCAAGTCGCCGCTACATTGAATTCCGATACGCTGAGACCTGTACAACCTCAACCAACTGTGACAAAACCTGAATCTGAACAATTGGGCGAGGAAACGCCGCAGGTAGAAACTGATGTGAATTCTGAACTGGATTCTAAATCTAATCAAGAGAAACAGGATGTGAACTCTATACCTGAACCAGCACCTAGTGTTGTCGTTCCTGCTGCGGTAGAAACACCGGAAACGGTCGCCGAGGAGGCAGTGAAAACGGACACGAGTCACAGTGataaagatgtacatgtagaaaggACTCCTAAGATTAGTGAACCTAGCGAGGTCGTAAGTGAATctaaaattgatgaaaaaccAGCAGCAGTGGTGGAGAAGACGCCCGAACCTGTCGAACCTGTGGAGAAAGTGCCAGTGGTTACGGAAGAAGAGACAGCTTCAGCTGAAG CAAAGAGTAAATCtaagagacacaaaaaagatctCAATGAGAAAGGCAAGACGAAGGAGGGCACGGACATGGACCTGTTCGTGGAGGAGGCGGCCACGGCTAAGCCTGTTCCCGTTGTGGTCCCGGAACCCACACCAGCACCAGTGACAGAAGTCAACAACGTCGACCAGAAACTGAAAGATAAACCAGCGTTGACGGTCGAGATAAACGTCGAGGAATCAAACGAGGCGAAGGTGCAGGAGAAGAATGAGAAAAACGACGTGAAGTCACACGATGTTCCTGAGACAAATAGCAAGATTGGGATGCCAAAGAAAGATAAGTCTACGGACTATGATTATAAGGAAG AAACGTTCAGTCCTCTCAGTCCAGAAGCCAAGATGCACTACGATAGAGATTTCCTCCTCAGCCTGCAGTTCACGACGGGTTCAAAGTCAAAACCCGACGGACTCCCCAAACTCCCTGATGTAATCCTAGACCGGCCGCGACAGATGGGCGACACCGGTGGCAGATCACCGTTAATCAAGCCTGGATCCCAGCCAGACTTCACACCTGGATTCATCAAATCGTCAATCCCTGGACGAATG AGCGGAGGTAGTGGTGGTGGCGGCAGTGGTCGTGATGACCGAGGCCGCATGGGTGGTAGCGGACGCCGTGGCTCGGAACAGGGCCGTAAAGAACCCAAGAAGATCATCCTAGAGTTGCCGCTCGCCCATCAAATTGAACTCCACCACGCTGAGAATGCCTGGAAACCATCCACAAAAACCGCAGATGTTGCACTGACTCCTGAAGAACAGGCTGAACAG GAGGTCTACAAGGCTGTTCGTGCCATCCTCAACAAGCTGACACCGCAGAAATTCCAAGTACTTATGAACCAGATCCTGGAACTACAGATCGATACTGAGGAGAAGCTCAAAGGAGTTATTGACCTTATATTTGAGAAG GCCATCGATGAACCCAACTTCAGTGTACCCTATGCTCACATGTGCAAACACATGATGATC GTAAAAGTGCCGGCCAAGTCCCCAAGTAGTGGTAAACTAGGTGATACCGTGTTATTCAGAAAGTTCCTGCTCACACGCTGTCAGAAAGAGTTTGAAAAGGATAAAGCCAACGAGTTGGATCTGGCAACCAGACAGAAGGCCATCGATGAGGCCGATTCAGAGGACAGGAAGAAGGTATTGACGCTAGAATTGAATTATGAAGCTGCCAAATCGAAACGGAGATCACTAGGTAATATTAG GTTTATTGGTGAATTATTCAAACTAAAGATGTTGACAGAACACATCATGCATGACTGCCTCGTAAAGCTACTGCGCTCAAACGACGAAGATAACCTAGAGTGCTTGTGCCGCCTCCTAACGACGATCGGCAAAGACATCGACCACGACAAAGCTAAGGTAAGGCAACCTAAG CCCCGGATAGATCAGTACTTCCAACAGATGGACAAGATCGTCAAACAGAAACGGACATCAGCTAGAGTTCGTTTCATGATTCAAGACGTGATAGAATTGCGATCA AGTAATTGGGTGCCAAGACGTGACGACAATAAGCCAAAGACGATAGACCAGATCCATCAAGAAGTTCAGCGAGAGCGCCAAGAGGAGCAGTTCTTAATAGCACAACACGCCTTGAACCCTCAACCTGTCTCGGCGAAGAAGAGAGGGCCACCTGGTGGAG GCCGTGGTCAAGCCGCCCCTAACTTTGGTCCTGCTCAGAATCAATCTGAAGATGGATGGAAGACAGTTAGCGCCAAAAATACCATTGATCCTACCAAGATGAAACTCAGCAAG CCTTCAGTAGATGAAAACAGCATCCAGTTAGGTCCTGGAGGTCGACCTGGGTTCTCCTGGGGACGGGGTAGCAGCGGCGGTTCCAAAATGCAACAGAACCAGTCTTCGGGAGGAGATTCATCTGAACCACGTCCGTCTACGCCAAGTAACAG GGGGAGAGGTGCTGGACGAGGTCTTGGTCCCAGGCCTGACAGTAGAAGTCGCCAGCAGCAAGGGACGCCCGGACGCCACGACCGAGGCAAGAATACGAGAATGTCGCAGGAGTTGGAGAGGGAGCAGGCTATCGCTGCTGTTAG GGTCATGAAAGATGGAAG GAGTCTTGCTCAGTCTCGACAGGGTTCTACGGGTCGACAAGGCGGCAGCCGCGAGGGGAGCCGATCACGAGAAAACCGGGACGACATTGAACCGATCGAGGGACAGCGCGAACCCGAGCGACAGAAACCTGCCGTCGTTCAATTGTCTGATGAGAATATGGAGAAGAAGGCTAAGGCTATTATTGATGAATATCTACATTTACAGGACATCAAG GAAGCTATGTTGTGTATCTCAGAACTAGAGGAGCAGAAGAACATTCATGTGTTCGTGACGGCAACGATAAACCACGTGTTGGAGAGATCTGAGAAGGCAAGGCAGCAGGCTGGCCATCTTCTTCATGACGTCGTCAAAGGTGGTCTGATCACTGTCGCTGATTACCTCAAAGG ATTAAATGAAGTGTTAGAATATGCTGAAGACATGGAAATCGACATCCCCAAAATCTGGGCGTATTTTGGGGAATTGATCGGCCCCATGGTCCACGACGGTAGCGTCCCAATGGTCTTCCTCAAAGATGCCTGCAAGCCGCTCCACGGCCGTAAAGCCGGCGTGTTAGTAGCTGCCATATTACACGACGCCAGCCATAGACTA GGTCATATAAAAGTAGGTGAACTGTGGCGACAATCGAAGCTGCAGTGGACCGATTTCTTAGCTCCTTCAGATGACTTAGAGAAGTTCCTTCAAGATAAT aaattagaaTTCACCGTTGCCTCCCGCGAGCAGCACGTAACACGGTCGTTGTCTATAGAGAACATAATGGACCAGCTTCAAGAGTTATTATCAAAAAAGAGTGCTGACAATGAAGAGGTGTTTGACTGGATAGAG gccaATGTGGGGGAGGCAAAAGCAAAGGAAGCCAAATTTATCCGTGCCTTGATGACAGAAGTGTGTGCCAGTGCCATTGAAG GATCTGGTGCGACTTCAAAACTCGATGATACATTGCTGAAGAAGCGCTCTGTGGTGTTACAGAAGTATTTAGACCATCAAGCTGATTTAGAATTGCAAGCTCTCTATGCATTACAGGCATTAGTCAATAGTTTAGAGCATCCTCCAG GTCTAATGCAGATGTTCTTCGACACGTTGTACGATGAGGACATCATTTCAGAAGATGCATTTTACACATGGGAGACGTCAACCGACCCTGCCGAGCAGGAGGGCAAGGGTGTCGCTAAGAAATCTGTGGTTCAGTTCTTCACGTGGCTCAAAGAAGCTGAAGAAACCGGGGGCGATGACAGTTAG
- the LOC135497120 gene encoding eukaryotic translation initiation factor 4 gamma 1-like isoform X8: MSVQKGTHHSVSPSAPVHPQQQGTRPQQPYYPQGHTPPIQQQYRQEEYQQVRQPNQPYYAQSQKQFPAVPRGGNPHDMSKQPMSTTVPNPGQGPSQQMMYHQPNPRTPPFYPPTRPTQPQGIPQQTQRHVRMSAGQGGQPPTMYPYPQTNLVISQTGGYIGQPQATMMMQGSLPMQASPGQYMGEDMMTMSGGATIIYQTGPRPNMPQQYINTSQPNQLNMQPPVGQTYQTQGPVTYYSPQGQPQYHMGAQPNRPPSASSNYAPPARERKVIRITDPNSGQDVTDDLLGSAKSAKTGTPPLSSGPSSARATPVVAQQAEDEESSELSQAEESAPPQSPSPLAQSNIAAQFASQVAATLNSDTLRPVQPQPTVTKPESEQLGEETPQVETDVNSELDSKSNQEKQDVNSIPEPAPSVVVPAAVETPETVAEEAVKTDTSHSDKDVHVERTPKISEPSEVVSESKIDEKPAAVVEKTPEPVEPVEKVPVVTEEETASAEAKSKSKRHKKDLNEKGKTKEGTDMDLFVEEAATAKPVPVVVPEPTPAPVTEVNNVDQKLKDKPALTVEINVEESNEAKVQEKNEKNDVKSHDVPETNSKIGMPKKDKSTDYDYKEETFSPLSPEAKMHYDRDFLLSLQFTTGSKSKPDGLPKLPDVILDRPRQMGDTGGRSPLIKPGSQPDFTPGFIKSSIPGRMSGGSGGGGSGRDDRGRMGGSGRRGSEQGRKEPKKIILELPLAHQIELHHAENAWKPSTKTADVALTPEEQAEQEVYKAVRAILNKLTPQKFQVLMNQILELQIDTEEKLKGVIDLIFEKAIDEPNFSVPYAHMCKHMMIVKVPAKSPSSGKLGDTVLFRKFLLTRCQKEFEKDKANELDLATRQKAIDEADSEDRKKVLTLELNYEAAKSKRRSLGNIRFIGELFKLKMLTEHIMHDCLVKLLRSNDEDNLECLCRLLTTIGKDIDHDKAKVRQPKPRIDQYFQQMDKIVKQKRTSARVRFMIQDVIELRSSNWVPRRDDNKPKTIDQIHQEVQRERQEEQFLIAQHALNPQPVSAKKRGPPGGGRGQAAPNFGPAQNQSEDGWKTVSAKNTIDPTKMKLSKPSVDENSIQLGPGGRPGFSWGRGSSGGSKMQQNQSSGGDSSEPRPSTPSNRVMKDGRSLAQSRQGSTGRQGGSREGSRSRENRDDIEPIEGQREPERQKPAVVQLSDENMEKKAKAIIDEYLHLQDIKEAMLCISELEEQKNIHVFVTATINHVLERSEKARQQAGHLLHDVVKGGLITVADYLKGLNEVLEYAEDMEIDIPKIWAYFGELIGPMVHDGSVPMVFLKDACKPLHGRKAGVLVAAILHDASHRLGHIKVGELWRQSKLQWTDFLAPSDDLEKFLQDNKLEFTVASREQHVTRSLSIENIMDQLQELLSKKSADNEEVFDWIEANVGEAKAKEAKFIRALMTEVCASAIEGSGATSKLDDTLLKKRSVVLQKYLDHQADLELQALYALQALVNSLEHPPGLMQMFFDTLYDEDIISEDAFYTWETSTDPAEQEGKGVAKKSVVQFFTWLKEAEETGGDDS, from the exons GTACTACCCACAAGGCCATACCCCACCGATACAGCAGCAGTATC GGCAGGAGGAGTACCAACAAGTAAGACAGCCGAATCAGCCTTATTACGCTCAGAGTCAGAAACAG TTCCCAGCTGTGCCGCGCGGTGGCAATCCCCATGACATGAGCAAACAGCCTATGAGTACAACTGTCCCAAATCCGGGGCAGGGTCCGAGTCAACAGATGATGTATCATCAACCTAACCCGAGAACG CCTCCGTTCTACCCACCCACCAGACCAACACAGCCACAGGGTATTCCACAGCAGACGCAGCGCCATGTGCGAATGAGTGCCGGCCAAGGAGGACAGCCGCCGACCATGTACCCGTATCCTCAGACGAATTTGGTTATTTCTCAAACGGGAGGCTATATCGGCCAGCCACAAGCTACAATGATGATGCAGGGCAGTCTACCGATGCAG GCTTCCCCAGGCCAGTACATGGGTGAGGACATGATGACTATGTCTGGGGGGGCAACCATAATC TACCAGACCGGTCCTCGGCCGAACATGCCACAGCAGTATATCAACACATCTCAGCCGAATCAATTAAACATGCAGCCACCGGTTGGGCAAACTTATCAAACACAAGGACCAG TAACATACTACAGCCCTCAAGGTCAACCACAATACCACATGGGTGCCCAGCCAAACCGACCGCCATCTGCATCGAGTAACTACGCTCCTCCGGCGCGGGAGAGAAAAGTGATCAGGATCACAGATCCCAACTCTGGACAAGATGTGACAGATGATTTATTAGGTTCGGCCAAGAGTGCCAAGACGGGCACGCCTCCATTGTCATCAGGCCCGTCGAGTGCCAGAGCCACACCAGTCGTG GCACAACAAGCTGAAGACGAAGAGTCTTCTGAACTG TCTCAGGCTGAAGAATCTGCACCGCCACAATCACCATCGCCACTGGCGCAGAGTAACATCGCGGCACAGTTCGCATCGCAAGTCGCCGCTACATTGAATTCCGATACGCTGAGACCTGTACAACCTCAACCAACTGTGACAAAACCTGAATCTGAACAATTGGGCGAGGAAACGCCGCAGGTAGAAACTGATGTGAATTCTGAACTGGATTCTAAATCTAATCAAGAGAAACAGGATGTGAACTCTATACCTGAACCAGCACCTAGTGTTGTCGTTCCTGCTGCGGTAGAAACACCGGAAACGGTCGCCGAGGAGGCAGTGAAAACGGACACGAGTCACAGTGataaagatgtacatgtagaaaggACTCCTAAGATTAGTGAACCTAGCGAGGTCGTAAGTGAATctaaaattgatgaaaaaccAGCAGCAGTGGTGGAGAAGACGCCCGAACCTGTCGAACCTGTGGAGAAAGTGCCAGTGGTTACGGAAGAAGAGACAGCTTCAGCTGAAG CAAAGAGTAAATCtaagagacacaaaaaagatctCAATGAGAAAGGCAAGACGAAGGAGGGCACGGACATGGACCTGTTCGTGGAGGAGGCGGCCACGGCTAAGCCTGTTCCCGTTGTGGTCCCGGAACCCACACCAGCACCAGTGACAGAAGTCAACAACGTCGACCAGAAACTGAAAGATAAACCAGCGTTGACGGTCGAGATAAACGTCGAGGAATCAAACGAGGCGAAGGTGCAGGAGAAGAATGAGAAAAACGACGTGAAGTCACACGATGTTCCTGAGACAAATAGCAAGATTGGGATGCCAAAGAAAGATAAGTCTACGGACTATGATTATAAGGAAG AAACGTTCAGTCCTCTCAGTCCAGAAGCCAAGATGCACTACGATAGAGATTTCCTCCTCAGCCTGCAGTTCACGACGGGTTCAAAGTCAAAACCCGACGGACTCCCCAAACTCCCTGATGTAATCCTAGACCGGCCGCGACAGATGGGCGACACCGGTGGCAGATCACCGTTAATCAAGCCTGGATCCCAGCCAGACTTCACACCTGGATTCATCAAATCGTCAATCCCTGGACGAATG AGCGGAGGTAGTGGTGGTGGCGGCAGTGGTCGTGATGACCGAGGCCGCATGGGTGGTAGCGGACGCCGTGGCTCGGAACAGGGCCGTAAAGAACCCAAGAAGATCATCCTAGAGTTGCCGCTCGCCCATCAAATTGAACTCCACCACGCTGAGAATGCCTGGAAACCATCCACAAAAACCGCAGATGTTGCACTGACTCCTGAAGAACAGGCTGAACAG GAGGTCTACAAGGCTGTTCGTGCCATCCTCAACAAGCTGACACCGCAGAAATTCCAAGTACTTATGAACCAGATCCTGGAACTACAGATCGATACTGAGGAGAAGCTCAAAGGAGTTATTGACCTTATATTTGAGAAG GCCATCGATGAACCCAACTTCAGTGTACCCTATGCTCACATGTGCAAACACATGATGATC GTAAAAGTGCCGGCCAAGTCCCCAAGTAGTGGTAAACTAGGTGATACCGTGTTATTCAGAAAGTTCCTGCTCACACGCTGTCAGAAAGAGTTTGAAAAGGATAAAGCCAACGAGTTGGATCTGGCAACCAGACAGAAGGCCATCGATGAGGCCGATTCAGAGGACAGGAAGAAGGTATTGACGCTAGAATTGAATTATGAAGCTGCCAAATCGAAACGGAGATCACTAGGTAATATTAG GTTTATTGGTGAATTATTCAAACTAAAGATGTTGACAGAACACATCATGCATGACTGCCTCGTAAAGCTACTGCGCTCAAACGACGAAGATAACCTAGAGTGCTTGTGCCGCCTCCTAACGACGATCGGCAAAGACATCGACCACGACAAAGCTAAGGTAAGGCAACCTAAG CCCCGGATAGATCAGTACTTCCAACAGATGGACAAGATCGTCAAACAGAAACGGACATCAGCTAGAGTTCGTTTCATGATTCAAGACGTGATAGAATTGCGATCA AGTAATTGGGTGCCAAGACGTGACGACAATAAGCCAAAGACGATAGACCAGATCCATCAAGAAGTTCAGCGAGAGCGCCAAGAGGAGCAGTTCTTAATAGCACAACACGCCTTGAACCCTCAACCTGTCTCGGCGAAGAAGAGAGGGCCACCTGGTGGAG GCCGTGGTCAAGCCGCCCCTAACTTTGGTCCTGCTCAGAATCAATCTGAAGATGGATGGAAGACAGTTAGCGCCAAAAATACCATTGATCCTACCAAGATGAAACTCAGCAAG CCTTCAGTAGATGAAAACAGCATCCAGTTAGGTCCTGGAGGTCGACCTGGGTTCTCCTGGGGACGGGGTAGCAGCGGCGGTTCCAAAATGCAACAGAACCAGTCTTCGGGAGGAGATTCATCTGAACCACGTCCGTCTACGCCAAGTAACAG GGTCATGAAAGATGGAAG GAGTCTTGCTCAGTCTCGACAGGGTTCTACGGGTCGACAAGGCGGCAGCCGCGAGGGGAGCCGATCACGAGAAAACCGGGACGACATTGAACCGATCGAGGGACAGCGCGAACCCGAGCGACAGAAACCTGCCGTCGTTCAATTGTCTGATGAGAATATGGAGAAGAAGGCTAAGGCTATTATTGATGAATATCTACATTTACAGGACATCAAG GAAGCTATGTTGTGTATCTCAGAACTAGAGGAGCAGAAGAACATTCATGTGTTCGTGACGGCAACGATAAACCACGTGTTGGAGAGATCTGAGAAGGCAAGGCAGCAGGCTGGCCATCTTCTTCATGACGTCGTCAAAGGTGGTCTGATCACTGTCGCTGATTACCTCAAAGG ATTAAATGAAGTGTTAGAATATGCTGAAGACATGGAAATCGACATCCCCAAAATCTGGGCGTATTTTGGGGAATTGATCGGCCCCATGGTCCACGACGGTAGCGTCCCAATGGTCTTCCTCAAAGATGCCTGCAAGCCGCTCCACGGCCGTAAAGCCGGCGTGTTAGTAGCTGCCATATTACACGACGCCAGCCATAGACTA GGTCATATAAAAGTAGGTGAACTGTGGCGACAATCGAAGCTGCAGTGGACCGATTTCTTAGCTCCTTCAGATGACTTAGAGAAGTTCCTTCAAGATAAT aaattagaaTTCACCGTTGCCTCCCGCGAGCAGCACGTAACACGGTCGTTGTCTATAGAGAACATAATGGACCAGCTTCAAGAGTTATTATCAAAAAAGAGTGCTGACAATGAAGAGGTGTTTGACTGGATAGAG gccaATGTGGGGGAGGCAAAAGCAAAGGAAGCCAAATTTATCCGTGCCTTGATGACAGAAGTGTGTGCCAGTGCCATTGAAG GATCTGGTGCGACTTCAAAACTCGATGATACATTGCTGAAGAAGCGCTCTGTGGTGTTACAGAAGTATTTAGACCATCAAGCTGATTTAGAATTGCAAGCTCTCTATGCATTACAGGCATTAGTCAATAGTTTAGAGCATCCTCCAG GTCTAATGCAGATGTTCTTCGACACGTTGTACGATGAGGACATCATTTCAGAAGATGCATTTTACACATGGGAGACGTCAACCGACCCTGCCGAGCAGGAGGGCAAGGGTGTCGCTAAGAAATCTGTGGTTCAGTTCTTCACGTGGCTCAAAGAAGCTGAAGAAACCGGGGGCGATGACAGTTAG